Genomic segment of bacterium:
ACCACATATTACTGTAAAAAGCATGGAAAAATCTGTAAACCATTATTTTCTATTTTAGCTTGGTGGCACAGATATACCATAGATACATTACATCGACTCAAAGAATTCGATAATTTGAGAACCAACACCCTTCAAATCTGTTTGAGGGGCGATAGTAGAACGATAGATATCTATGAAGAGATTAAAAAGAAAAATCTTGAGTTTGCAAAATTGTTGTTGAAACAGAGGATTAAAGGAATTTTTTCAAGTCCCCCTTATGTTGGCCTTATTGATTATCACGAACAGCATGCTTATGCATACGAAATTTTTGGATTTGAGCGAAAAGATGAATTAGAAATTGGTCCTCTATTTAAAGGTCAGGGAAAAGAAGCAAGGGATTCCTATATTATAGGTATAGCAGAAGTTCTAAAGAACTGTAAAAAATATCTTCAAAAAGATTATGACATTTTTTTAGTGGCCAATGACAAATTTAATCTTTATCCTAATATTGCTCAGTTTGCTGAAATGAAGATTGTTAATAGATTTAAGCGTCCTGTACTAAATAGAGTGGAAAAAGATAGAGCTAACGCCTATGCAGAAACAATTTTTCACTTAAAGGGGAAATAAGATGGTTCTTACAAGGGAACAAATAAAGAAAATTGAAAATACTGTCAAGGAAAGTCTGAGAAATAAATTTCAATCGTATAAACCAGAAACAAATAATATGCCATTCCATTATCGTTTGCTTGGGCAGGATAGAATGGCACTATTTTCTTTTATCCATTCTTTAAATACCACTTTTGGCACTTCTATTTTTGAACCTGTAGCAGAAACACTTGCCAGCTTAAACTTTTCGGTTGCGCAAAAACAGTTTGTGGTAGGCGATACAATCAGCGAACAGGCACAAAATGAAATACAACGCATAATGAATGAACTGACTATTGGAAATGGCCCAAATAAAGCAGAAGAAATCGCAAGGATAAGAAAAGGTTGCAACAAGGGCACAATGAATAAATTGAAAACCGTAAAGGTTGATTTGTTTATCAAGGAGAGAGTATGATTGAGGCAGGGATTTTACCCGGGGATTATGTGATTGTTAGGAGACAAAAGGTAGCAGATAATGGTGATATAGTTGTTGTCCTTATTGGCACAGAAGATGCAACGGTGAAGTATTTCTACCGTGAGATGTCGGATAGAATAAGATTACAACCTGCTAATTCCAATATGGAACCAATAATCGTCCATGCAGAGGATATTATAATTCAGGGAAAAGTCATTGGTCTGTATAGGAGATTTTAGAGGGGGATATTTTTTTACCCATTAAATAGAACATATGTATTATATATCTCTTTGGAGAAAGGAGAGATATGATGATTGAGGGCATATACACACCAAGATATCATTTAGATACCAGATTTTACCAGATATTTGCCAATCATTATCGAGATTTTTGTAGCTGCTATGATGAAAGATTCCGCAAGACTTATGGTAACTTCAGATTTGTGGTAGATAAGGTAGTAGATAAGTTTTTACGCTGTGGCAAGCCAAAGGATGGATTTGCTTATGTGGAATGTGAGGAGTGTGGGCATAGATTTTTAGTACCCTTTTCGTGCAAAACCAGGATGTGCCCTTCGTGTGGACAGAAGAGATTGTTAGAGTGGAGTGAATGGTTATTTGAGGAGGTATTGTTCAATGTAGAGCATAGGCATTGGGTATTTACTATTCCCGCGTGTTTGCGGTGGTGTTTTAGATTCCATCGAGAGTTACTGGGAGATTTAGCCGCATGTGCTGCTGATACGCTGACTTACTATATGCAACAGATGAGTGGGCACAAAGAGGCATATCCTGGAATAATCGCTGTCATTCAGACTGCCGGAGATAGACTAACCTGGAATCCTCATATCCATATTATTGCTACGGTGGGGTGTCTTTCACCAGATAGAAGATACTATGGTATGAGGAGTGATTATCGTAAGAGCTGGAGAAAGGACATCTTTCGGATATATGAGGTGGATCCGTTGAAGTGTCCAGAATGTGGTGGTAATATGCGGATGTTAGAGATTATTTGCAAAAAAGAGGATATTGAGGAAATCCTGAAGACCATGCCAAAACCTAAGAAATGGTTCTACCATGGCAAATGCCTCTGGAGGATGATACCCTGCCTGAATTCTCACCTGTTTCTTAACCCTACTTTTTCCCAACCAAAGCCAACCAGTCAGGATAAGTGTGTCCAAAATCTGATAGATAAAATGAATCCTTCTCGTTTTTGCTTCATCAAAAATATTTTTGAGCCTAATTTTTGATCTTTTTGGTGATCGGACCAAAAATTTTATAAATTTTTATTGACATAAGATAAAACTTATGCTAAAATATCCCCATAATGAGCAAAAGGGAAGGGGGTATTGAAGGGGGTATCCAAAATACCTCAAAAAGCAAATTCCTATCAGTAAATAAGGAAGTGGGGATTAAATGAATTGCCAAAAGATTGGTATATTTATTGAGGATGAGTGGGTCGCTAAAAGTTATCACACCATTATCAAAGAGGTCAAAAAGGCTGGTTATCTCCCTCTCTTAATTACCACAAATAAGGAATGGGATAATGGTGAAAGAAAGAGTATCCCATTGGGTAATGAACCTGTCTATCGGCTGGTTGTCGATCTGAGCATTGATGAAGTAAATATTGATGATTTTCTTGGTTTCCTCTTTCCTGGGGGATACTGGATAGATCGGTTGCGCTGGTGGCTGATGAAGGAGAAAGAACCAGGTGTGTTGGAAAGGCCTGAACCCAGAGCCCTGCTTGAAAAAATACTGCAATCTGAAAAACATCTTATCGGCGTTATCTGTCATTCCATGTGGCTGCTTGCCAGTTTCAAAGATATAGTCAAGGCAAAAGAGGTAACCTGTGCCTATAATATTATAGATGATGTGAGAAACGCAGGGTTTACTTATGTAGATAAGGATGTCCATGTGGATGGTAATCTGGTTACCGGTCGGATGAGCGATCATTCGGATACTTTTATCAAAGAGTTTTTAAATCAATTAGAAAGGAGGTAGTAAATGAGAAATTTTACACACAGTTTAAGGATAATGGGTATAGTGGAGGAAGTAGATGCACCGAGTTGCCATTTTAAGGTGCGATGTCTAAGCGGGGATGTCTTTGATGTCTTTGTGGGGGATGAAACATATTATAGTTTTATCCGTAATTTTGACAAACTAGATAGAAACAGGATTGCTCCTCCGGAAAATTATGTTGACAATCCGGGGGGCAGACTCGGTCGTTACATTAAAAAGGACTTGCTGGTAGCCGCCTATGGTATTTACCAGATTCATGAGGATGTAGAAAGGTTTGATGCTCGTGAGATAACCTTATTTCATAATCAAGAAGGAAATTACCTTTTTGAGGAGACACACTGGTGGTTAACCCAGATAACTGCCCTGGCAGATACCTGGCTCTTAAATTTATTCGGGCCCACAATTCATGAATTTGATTTTACTCAATATCAGACAAATCTCTCATAT
This window contains:
- a CDS encoding DJ-1/PfpI family protein — protein: MNCQKIGIFIEDEWVAKSYHTIIKEVKKAGYLPLLITTNKEWDNGERKSIPLGNEPVYRLVVDLSIDEVNIDDFLGFLFPGGYWIDRLRWWLMKEKEPGVLERPEPRALLEKILQSEKHLIGVICHSMWLLASFKDIVKAKEVTCAYNIIDDVRNAGFTYVDKDVHVDGNLVTGRMSDHSDTFIKEFLNQLERR
- a CDS encoding TdeIII family type II restriction endonuclease, with translation MVLTREQIKKIENTVKESLRNKFQSYKPETNNMPFHYRLLGQDRMALFSFIHSLNTTFGTSIFEPVAETLASLNFSVAQKQFVVGDTISEQAQNEIQRIMNELTIGNGPNKAEEIARIRKGCNKGTMNKLKTVKVDLFIKERV
- a CDS encoding transposase zinc-binding domain-containing protein, with the translated sequence MMIEGIYTPRYHLDTRFYQIFANHYRDFCSCYDERFRKTYGNFRFVVDKVVDKFLRCGKPKDGFAYVECEECGHRFLVPFSCKTRMCPSCGQKRLLEWSEWLFEEVLFNVEHRHWVFTIPACLRWCFRFHRELLGDLAACAADTLTYYMQQMSGHKEAYPGIIAVIQTAGDRLTWNPHIHIIATVGCLSPDRRYYGMRSDYRKSWRKDIFRIYEVDPLKCPECGGNMRMLEIICKKEDIEEILKTMPKPKKWFYHGKCLWRMIPCLNSHLFLNPTFSQPKPTSQDKCVQNLIDKMNPSRFCFIKNIFEPNF